In Mytilus edulis chromosome 6, xbMytEdul2.2, whole genome shotgun sequence, the following proteins share a genomic window:
- the LOC139526935 gene encoding uncharacterized protein: MEDSRLENCDEFDEAFPMKTGFCQLISEEQFEDQAQTETEKALQQLMEHLDTNPELIQELMKKRKREEEEEGGFMSYMKLKMLSMMGRDIDARYAVTENECEEKISQLKDGMSKAFMYSLESKGRRYSERLAAKKQKKSSSSSNDENVALSIPVAPPLPPPPGSKVEKVARKTSQSDKEKFTPTKLRTPLKDRNQIDTPQSLRVRKEDKRGSIASMGTWQSIGSLSSLHEELLSINPNKLLRPSIHPRSPGGTPKKKRRSRGSPSSTCNGYSTATPLYKALINGMHQKFRNVRSPSPAVYDSDVSGGGFTP, encoded by the exons ATGGAAGACAGCAGATTAGAAAATTGTGATGAGTTTGATGAAGCCTTTCCCATGAAGACTGGGTTCTGTCAACTGATATCAGAAGAACAGTTTGAAGATCAAGCACAAACTGAAACAGAAAAGGCTTTACAG CAATTGATGGAACATTTAGACACCAATCCTGAACTGATACAAGAATTGATGAAGAAAAGAAAGagagaagaggaagaagaaggtGGATTTATGTCCTATATGAAA CTAAAGATGTTGAGTATGATGGGTAGAGATATAGATGCTAGATATGCAGTAACAGAGAATGAATGTGAAGAGAAAATAAGTCAGCTAAAGGATGGAATGTCCAAAGCATTCATGTATTCATtag AATCCAAAGGAAGACGGTATTCAGAGAGGTTGGCTGCCAAAAAACAGAAGAAATCATCATCTTCATCAAACGATGAAAATGTGGCTCTGTCCATTCCTGTTGCTCCACCTCTACCTCCTCCACCAGggtcaaaagttgaaaaggtcgCCAGAAAGACAAGTCAGTCAGATAAAGAAAAATTCACTCCGACAAAGTTGAGAACTCCATTAAAAGATAGAAATCAG ATAGACACACCTCAAAGCTTGAGAGTAAGAAAAGAAGACAAAAGAGg GTCTATAGCCTCTATGGGTACATGGCAGTCCATTGGATCATTAAGTAGTCTTCATGAAGAACTCCTGTCCATCAATCCAAATAAATTGTTGAGACCCAGTATACATCCAAG ATCACCAGGTGGCACTCCAAAAAAGAAGCGAAGATCACGAGGGAGTCCCTCTAGTACATGTAACGGCTACAGTACAGCAACCCCTCTATACAAAGCATTAATCAATGGTATGCATCAGAAATTCAGGAATGTGCGGTCTCCAAGTCCGGCTGTGTATGATAGTGACGTATCTGGAGGGGGGTTTACTCCATGA
- the LOC139526932 gene encoding E3 ubiquitin-protein ligase RNF10-like — MLEESAITMEKKSNNRPSSAPQKQNGPESKKADNGNQNKYAKRRETNSSKSYYQESSPRRPTPQKNKYAVDKRPRPRGGGGYPREDVNEEYPVDYGSPLLKGKKVNLNHLLNFSYARNDSYEEPPHWSAGGRGNVRRRTGGRISYNKEQFLQANYQFIVKEAGDYAIHNIDPDKLVDWDNVELIKVNSHEISSCPICLDKPLAAKMTRCGHIYCWPCILHYLALGEKTWRKCPICYEAIHDKDLKSVVTQEVHKYNTGETITMTLMRREKGMTYALPKALWEKKEGQIHRYTDDVNKTNFLKLLSMSEEDIQKFVVEPERLTLQNKLKDAETSEVAFIDSALHLLKTRQQKTDGSSNNSSSRSESESSTEEIPESAVSVPKMLPSTKAKNYASAFSDDEEDSMDVSQDRSLSPSEAEVTVPDKERTPSPPSEAVAIASKPEPEDLSAVCGSPQDPRQSPPVDVLPDSLPVEEAAEYLEMPVVTDDQQSKKRQFNDNAFYFYQASDGQHIYLHALNARCLVKEYGSLSNCPETITANIVQMENIFMSEELRKRLRYLGHLPLTCEFEVAELTLKPPVLSKETLKYFTDEIEKRRRLRQKKSREEKRWTRKVQDEENKKMAKYNIYGTDSLIVQSQFMPTAMSINRPSSPAGKSDDSSYSMSSINTPVGSPLADPAGEEDIDGLQTSNFSFAQMLKAGQSKTPTWPKAKTKAEAPIPSSVSRSKDSDESDNEDKVPIPMFRESFGDAIQTALDSHMAKSKDDVLPVETTEKSGGKKKKKQQKLLLFTTSMARGGK, encoded by the exons ATGTTAGAGGAGAGTGCTATAACAATGGAAAAGAAATCAAACAATCGTCCTTCTTCTGCTCCACAAAAACAAAATGGTCCAGAATCTAAAAAAGCTG acaatggaaatcaaaataaatatgcaAAAAGGAGAGAAACTAATAGCAGTAAATCTTATTATCAAGAATCAAGTCCACGACGTCCGACACcacagaaaaataaatatgctgTGGATAAGAGACCTAGACCCAGGGGAGGAGGAGGATATCCAAGAGAAGac GTGAACGAGGAGTACCCTGTTGATTATGGTTCACCTCTATTAAAAGGAAAAAAGGTTAATTTAAACCATTTACTCAATTTCTCCTATGCTCGGAATGATTCTTATGAAGAACCCCCTCACTGGAGTGCAGGGGGAAGGGGCAATGTCAGGAGAAGGACTGGTGGAAGAATTAGCTATAACAAGGAACAGTTTCTACAAGCAAA cTATCAGTTTATTGTAAAAGAAGCTGGGGATTATGCCATACATAACATTGATCCAGATAAATTAGTGGATTGGGATAATGTGGAACTCATT AAAGTAAACAGTCATGAAATATCATCTTGTCCTATATGTTTGGACAAACCATTAGCAG CCAAAATGACCAGATGTGGCCATATTTACTGTTGGCCATGTATTCTCCACTATCTGGCATTAGGAGAGAAAACTTGGAGGAAATGTCCCATATGTTATGAAGCTATCCATGATAAGGATTTGAAAAG TGTTGTAACACAGGAAGTTCATAAATACAATACAGGGGAGACAATTACAATGACACTGATGAGGAGAGAGAAAGGAATGACTTATGCCTTGCCCAAAGCTCTGTGGGAGAAGAAGGAAGGACAAATACATAGATACACAG atgatgtaaacaaaacaaacttccTGAAGTTGTTATCCATGTCAGAGGAAGATATTCAAAAGTTTGTTGTAGAACCAGAGAGATTGACATTACAGAATAAACTTAAAGATGCAGAG ACATCAGAAGTTGCTTTTATAGATTCTGCACTCCATTTATTGAAG ACAAGACAGCAGAAAACAGATGGTTCAAGCAACAATAGCAGCAGTAGATCAGAATCAGAATCTTCAACTGAAGAAATACCAGAGTCTGCTGTGTCTGTACCTAAAATGCTACCATCTACTAAG gCAAAAAACTATGCATCTGCCTTCTCTGATGATGAAGAAGACAGTATGGATGTATCACAAGACAGAAGCTTAAGCCCTTCTGAGGCTGAAGTTACTGTACCAGATAAAGAAAGAACTCCTAGTCCTCCTTCAGAAGCAGTGGCGATTGCCAGTAAACCTGAACCTGAAGACTTGTCAGCCGTCTGTGGTTCCCCTCAGGACCCAAGACAGTCACCACCTGTTGATGTTCTACCTGATTCCTTACCAGTTGAGGAAGCAGCTGAATATCTAGAGATGCCAGTCGTAACTGACGACCAGCAAAGTAAAAAGAGACAGTTCAATGACAATGCTTTCTATTTTTACCAAG CTTCAGATGGACAGCATATCTACCTGCATGCCTTGAATGCCAGGTGTCTAGTGAAGGAGTATGGTTCCCTGTCTAACTGTCCAGAGACTATCACTGCTAATATAGTACAGATGGAAAACATATTTATGTCTGAG gaATTGAGAAAGAGGTTACGTTACCTAGGACACTTACCATTGACATGTGAATTTGAAGTAGCTGAATTGACATTAAAGCCGCCTGTGTTGTCAAAAGAGACACTGAAATATTTCACTG ATGAAATTGAAAAGAGAAGACGTTTACGTCAGAAGAAAAGCAGGGAAGAGAAAAGATGGACCAGGAAAGTACAAgatgaagaaaataaaaagatggCTAAATACAATATCTATG GAACTGATTCCTTAATTGTACAGAGCCAGTTCATGCCAACAGCAATGTCAATAAACAGACCAAGTTCACCAGCTGGCAAGAGTGATGATAGTTCATATAGCATGTCATCCATAAACACCCCTGTAGGATCACCACTAG CTGATCCTGCTGGCGAAGAGGATATTGATGGACTTCAAACATCAAATTTTTCATTTGCTCAG ATGCTAAAAGCAGGCCAGTCTAAGACACCCACTTGGCCCAAGGCTAAAACTAAAGCTGAGGCTCCTATACCCAGCAGTGTGTCTAGGTCTAAGGATAGTGATGAGAGTGATAATGAAGACAAGGTGCCCATACCTATGTTCAGGGAATCATTTGGTGATGCCATACAAACAGCATTAGATTCACACATGGCCAAGTCTAAag ATGATGTCTTACCTGTAGAAACAACAGAAAAGTCAGGtggaaagaagaaaaagaaacagCAGAAACTTCTCTTGTTTACAACATCTATGGCTCGTGGAGGGAAATAG